One Trichoderma atroviride chromosome 7, complete sequence DNA segment encodes these proteins:
- a CDS encoding uncharacterized protein (EggNog:ENOG41~TransMembrane:8 (i45-69o81-102i114-135o141-167i179-199o225-249i261-282o288-312i)), whose protein sequence is MHSAANVPQTDMEKPDDDPVPPQKRKKNIWTVVHTFVPAHPGMSLLLGAFPIGLATIVEMIVLVCVPAWGSWAVTLAWTLWWIDAAISIIICYWIPFVIMHVHDVRLETLSATWLLPIASAIVASAIGGVVAEVIENERHALWTLMTSYFLWGTAMPLSLTCLVILYQRLSMHSLPPPEAIVSMFLPVAPLGQGGYAIMQLGKVAAEVFPKTGVLGKMGAKSGEILYVTGWILGFIMWANGLAWIFFALASLSRRKFAFNLGWWGFTFPVGVWAGATIAIGQEMPSRFFSVLGTIVTVIVTLLWVMVATLTISKIIEGKIFMAPDYEQWKKKKSQATEDV, encoded by the exons ATGCATTCAGCGGCCAATGTACCACAAACCGATATGGAGAAGCCAGATGACGACCCTGTCCCTCCTCAAAAGCGCAAGAAAAATATTTGGACTGTTGTCCATACTTTCGTTCCAGC ACATCCTGGCATGTCCCTCTTGTTGGGAGCATTTCCGATTGGTCTCGCTACAATTGTTGAGATGATTGTTTTGGTCTGTGTGCCCGCGTGGGGTAGCTGGGCAGTTACCTTG GCGTGGACGCTTTGGTGGATTGACGCTGCGATATCGATTATAATCTGCTACTGGATACCATTTGTCAT TATGCACGTTCACGATGTGAGATTAGAAACTCTTTCTGCAACCTGGCTTCTTCCCATAGCTTCTGCAATCGTCGCGTCCGCCATCGGCGGAGTTGTGGCTGAAGTCATAGAGAATGAGCGACATGCTCTTTGGACTCTTATGACTTCATACTTCCTCTGGGGAACTGCCATGCCTCTCTCTCTAACCTGCTTGGTTATTTTGTATCAACGTCTGTCAATGCACAGCCTACCGCCTCCAGAAGCTATAGTATCCATGTTTTTGCCGGTTGCGCCCCTTGGCCAAGGTGGATATGCAATTATGCAGCTCGGCAAAGTAGCAGCTGAAGTTTTCCCCAAAACCGGCGTCCTCGGGAAAATGGGAGCCAAGTCTGGAGAGATTTTATATGTTACAGGTTGGATACTTGGCTTCATCATGTGGGCAAATGGTCTGGCGTGGATTTTCTTCGCTCTAGCCAGCCTGAGTCGTCGCAAATTTGCGTTCAACCTTGGCTGGTGGGGATTCACGTTTCCTGTTGGTGTCTGGGCTGGTGCAACGATAGCAATTGGCCAAGAAATGCCGTCTAGATTCTTCAGTGTTTTAGGAACT ATTGTTACAGTTATTGTAACGCTGCTGTGGGTCATGGTTGCTACTCTTACAATAAGCAAGATTATAGAGGGTAAAATATTCATGGCACCAGATTATGAACagtggaaaaagaagaaaagccaagCCACCGAAGATGTATAA